A genomic window from bacterium includes:
- a CDS encoding Xaa-Pro peptidase family protein — MGHKTFGLQTVDWEERVNYERLRAERLARVKRFLDGSEFGALLCFDMNNIRYITATHIGTWAIDKLVRFTLLPRGDDPILWDFGSAARHHRLYCPWLGERSRAGISTLRGAYPDSARDVAKKIRAELESRGLHRQPLAVDIVEPQVLFALQAEGLTIVDGQALMQDVRKIKTEDEITLITTAVMMVDAAYEELYQALRPGMRENECVGLVAKVLYDLGSEHVEGVNAISGERCSPHPHVYTDRVLRPGDPAYFDILHAYNGYRTCYYRTFCVGSASPAMVDAYRRCRDYLDAALALIRPGVTTADVVRVWPKAEEFGFADEEAAFALQYGHGVGLSIWEKPIFSRLVSLDHPEVIEEGMVFALETFWPATDGWSAARIEEQLVVTKDGCEVLTRFPAETLLVAGTRYWTATGPLASTREAQSNLNRPAPAPSSPGENRPAAKVVAGARTEGRGAAARG, encoded by the coding sequence ATGGGACATAAGACGTTCGGTCTGCAGACCGTCGATTGGGAGGAGCGGGTCAATTACGAACGCCTCCGCGCAGAGCGGCTTGCCCGGGTCAAGCGGTTCCTCGACGGGTCGGAGTTCGGCGCGCTCCTCTGCTTCGACATGAACAACATCCGGTACATCACCGCCACCCACATCGGCACCTGGGCCATCGACAAACTGGTGCGGTTTACGCTGCTGCCCCGCGGGGACGACCCGATTCTCTGGGACTTCGGCTCCGCGGCGCGCCACCACCGGCTCTACTGTCCGTGGCTGGGAGAGCGCTCGCGCGCCGGGATCTCGACTCTCCGCGGCGCCTATCCGGACAGCGCCCGCGACGTGGCGAAGAAGATTCGCGCCGAACTCGAGTCGCGCGGGCTGCACCGCCAGCCCCTCGCCGTGGACATCGTCGAGCCGCAGGTGTTGTTCGCGCTGCAGGCCGAGGGTCTCACGATCGTCGACGGACAGGCGCTCATGCAGGACGTGCGCAAAATCAAGACCGAGGATGAAATCACCCTCATCACGACCGCGGTGATGATGGTCGACGCCGCGTACGAGGAGCTGTATCAGGCGCTGCGGCCCGGCATGCGCGAGAACGAGTGCGTCGGCTTGGTGGCAAAAGTGCTCTACGATCTCGGCTCCGAGCACGTGGAGGGCGTGAACGCGATCTCCGGCGAGCGGTGCAGTCCGCACCCGCACGTCTACACCGACCGCGTGCTGCGGCCCGGGGATCCCGCGTACTTCGACATCCTGCACGCCTACAACGGGTACCGGACGTGCTACTACCGGACGTTCTGCGTCGGAAGCGCCTCGCCCGCGATGGTGGACGCGTACCGGCGGTGCCGCGACTACCTCGACGCCGCGCTCGCGCTGATCCGCCCGGGTGTCACGACGGCCGACGTGGTCCGGGTGTGGCCGAAGGCGGAGGAGTTCGGCTTCGCCGACGAAGAGGCGGCGTTCGCGCTCCAGTACGGGCACGGCGTCGGTCTTTCCATCTGGGAGAAGCCGATCTTCAGCCGCCTGGTCTCGCTCGACCACCCCGAAGTGATCGAAGAAGGCATGGTCTTCGCCCTCGAGACGTTCTGGCCGGCCACGGACGGCTGGTCCGCCGCCCGGATCGAGGAGCAGCTCGTCGTGACCAAGGACGGGTGCGAAGTGCTCACCCGATTCCCCGCCGAGACGCTGCTGGTCGCCGGCACGCGGTACTGGACGGCGACGGGGCCGCTCGCCTCGACCCGCGAGGCGCAGTCGAACCTGAACCGCCCGGCCCCGGCCCCGTCGTCCCCCGGCGAGAACAGGCCCGCGGCGAAGGTCGTCGCCGGCGCGCGGACGGAGGGCCGCGGGGCCGCCGCCCGCGGATGA